The following are encoded together in the Panicum virgatum strain AP13 chromosome 6K, P.virgatum_v5, whole genome shotgun sequence genome:
- the LOC120711137 gene encoding uncharacterized protein LOC120711137, producing the protein MAGHHRAPPPPLLAVPLPFLGLQNEHSSLAASPFLALALPCSAPPSTAAPPQTVLGPPPSISLFVTPSSPWTTAGASRRDNASFEGTQEQTYEEENQQFGKEEENNEVEFYSDLEEF; encoded by the exons ATGGCCGGCCAccaccgagctccgccccctccGCTGCTGGCCGTTCCGCTCCCTTTTCTCGGCCTACAAAACGAGCACTCCAGCCTCGCCGCATCTCCTTTCCTCGCCCTAGCTctcccctgctccgccccacctagcacagcagcgccgccgcaaaCCGTgctcgggccgccgccgtcgatctccCTCTTCGTCACGCCCTCATCTCCTTGGACCACCGCCGGAGCTTCGCGCCGTG ACAACGCGTCGTTCGAGGGAACTCAAGAACAAACATACGAGGAAGAGAATCAGCAGTTTGGCAAGGAAG AAGAGAACAATGAGGTGGAATTCTACAGCGACTTGGAGGAGTTCTAG
- the LOC120711138 gene encoding glycolipid transfer protein 2-like, with product MERKRKEMEKAKSGLRLTMEELCLCSPGDEEEEQVQEQPRSSTMDLLSVSKQLIHVLDEIGPTLLVLRQDIQQNVQKLQDLHERDSSKYASLTAIVTEEVEQGTAKKTKSCTRAIIWLSRSISFSKYLLERLLAAPESSLEEIVEEAYAKTLKPWHGWISSAAYKVAMKLIPEREVIIALLMGNCQDFEDLAEDAKMLTHAVQLLLEEIDAILAKHNMDKLKSS from the exons atggagagaaaaagaaaggagatgGAGAAGGCCAAGTCTGGGCTGAGGCTGACCATGGAGGAGCTCTGTTTATGCAGTCCaggagatgaggaggaagagcaGGTGCAGGAGCAGCCAAGGTCTTCCACCATGGACCTCCTCTCTGTCTCCAAGCAGCTCATCCATGTCCTTG ATGAGATTGGACCAACGTTACTAGTCCTGAGGCAAGACATTCAGCAAAATGTTCAG AAATTACAAGATTTGCATGAAAGAGACTCTTCCAAATATGCCAGCTTGACGGCAATAGTTACAGAGGAAGTGGAGCAAGGGACAGCAAAGAAGACGAAAAGCTGCACCAGAGCAATCATCTGGCTGTCTAG GTCGATAAGCTTCTCAAAATATTTACTGGAGAGGCTGCTGGCAGCCCCAGAATCGAGCCTGGAAGAGATTGTGGAAGAAGCCTATGCAAAAACTCTGAAGCCATGGCATGGTTGGATCTCATCAGCTGCTTACAAG GTAGCAATGAAACTGATCCCAGAAAGAGAAGTTATCATAGCGCTGCTGATGGGTAACTGTCAAGACTTTGAGGATCTTGCAGAAGATGCGAAGATGTTGACCCATGCTGTCCAGCTGCTGTTAGAGGAGATCGATGCAATTTTG GCTAAGCACAACATGGACAAGCTGAAATCCTCTTAG
- the LOC120711139 gene encoding TOM1-like protein 5 isoform X1, whose translation MASEMVKAATSDKLKEMDWAKNIEICELVAQDPGKAKDVIKSIKKCIGGRNKNTQLYAVMLLEMLMNNCGEPLHRQVIDNGLLPILVKIVKKKTELPVREKIFLLLDATQTSLGGAKARFPQYYDAYYELVSAGVQFSNRPNVVVTRAEVPVPETRTLPNKETLSTRLNEAQQEVHAQPAPDTSIVRKASSVMELLRDVLNSMDPRHPEGATDEFVLDLVEQCTFQKQRIMHLVMTSRDEAVVSQAIELNEELHKVLVRHDALLSVQPTTTVASNLEVEEEEDAESLYRRLRKGKALSQDYTDDSVPSFRSMPDDKMRRPLTIQPPHPDKKLGALNIRSPDQEERRPELAPLIPPPPAKHAERERFFREKSLDSLASLPGHLRGTSQHCRDGSSSCSGSTDYGD comes from the exons ATGGCGTCGGAAATGGTGAAGGCGGCGACGAGCGACAAGCTAAAGGAGATGGATTGGGCAAAGAACATCGAAATCTGCGAGCTCGTGGCGCAGGATCCTGG AAAAGCGAAAGATGTGATCAAATCTATAAAGAAGTGTATAGGGGGAAGGAACAAGAACACTCAACTCTATGCTGTTATG CTATTGGAGATGCTCATGAATAACTGCGGAGAGCCTCTCCATAGGCAGGTCATTGATAATGGCCTTCTTCCTATACTTGTGAAGATAGTGAAGAAAAAG acagAATTACCAGTTCGagaaaaaatatttcttttgcTAGATGCTACCCAAACATCCCTTGGTGGAGCTAAAGCAAGATTCCCTCAGTACTATGATGCATACTATGAGCTGGTG TCTGCAGGTGTGCAATTTTCAAATCGTCCAAATGTTGTTGTCACACGAGCAGAAGTGCCAGTCCCGGAAACGAGAACATTACCAAATAAGGAAACTCTATCGACCCGATTGAATGAAGCTCAGCAGGAAGTGCATGCTCAACCTGCTCCTGATACAAG TATAGTCCGGAAAGCCTCTAGTGTGATGGAACTTTTAAGGGATGTGCTAAATTCTATGGATCCTAGACACCCTGAG GGCGCAACTGATGAATTTGTGTTGGATCTTGTTGAGCAATGTACATTTCAGAAGCAAAGAATAATGCACCTTGTTATGACGTCAAG GGACGAAGCAGTGGTATCACAAGCTATAGAGCTAAATGAAGAGCTACATAAGGTCCTTGTGCGGCACGATGCATTGCTTTCAGTTCAGCCGACTACAACAGTAGCTTCTAATCTGGaggttgaggaggaggaagatgccGAAAGTCTCTATCGGAG ACTGAGGAAGGGGAAAGCTCTATCTCAAGATTACACAGATGATTCCGTGCCGTCATTCCGATCCATGCCAGATGACAAGATGCGGCGCCCGCTGACCATCCAGCCGCCTCACCCCGACAAGAAACTTGGCGCGCTCAACATCCGCTCTCCAGACCAGGAGGAGCGGAGACCCGAGCTCGCTCCACTGATCCCGCCGCCCCCCGCGAAGCATGCCGAGAGGGAGCGTTTCTTCCGGGAGAAGAGCTTAGACAGCTTGGCTAGCCTGCCGGGCCACCTGAGGGGCACGTCGCAGCACTGCCGGGATGGCAGCAGCTCGTGTAGCGGCAGCACCGATTATGGCGACTGA
- the LOC120711139 gene encoding TOM1-like protein 5 isoform X2, which translates to MASEMVKAATSDKLKEMDWAKNIEICELVAQDPGKAKDVIKSIKKCIGGRNKNTQLYAVMLLEMLMNNCGEPLHRQVIDNGLLPILVKIVKKKTELPVREKIFLLLDATQTSLGGAKARFPQYYDAYYELVSAGVQFSNRPNVVVTRAEVPVPETRTLPNKETLSTRLNEAQQEVHAQPAPDTSIVRKASSVMELLRDVLNSMDPRHPEGATDEFVLDLVEQCTFQKQRIMHLVMTSRDEAVVSQAIELNEELHKVLVRHDALLSVQPTTTVASNLEVEEEEDAESLYRRLRKGKALSQDYTDDSVPSFRSMPDDKMRRPLTIQPPHPDKRRPELAPLIPPPPAKHAERERFFREKSLDSLASLPGHLRGTSQHCRDGSSSCSGSTDYGD; encoded by the exons ATGGCGTCGGAAATGGTGAAGGCGGCGACGAGCGACAAGCTAAAGGAGATGGATTGGGCAAAGAACATCGAAATCTGCGAGCTCGTGGCGCAGGATCCTGG AAAAGCGAAAGATGTGATCAAATCTATAAAGAAGTGTATAGGGGGAAGGAACAAGAACACTCAACTCTATGCTGTTATG CTATTGGAGATGCTCATGAATAACTGCGGAGAGCCTCTCCATAGGCAGGTCATTGATAATGGCCTTCTTCCTATACTTGTGAAGATAGTGAAGAAAAAG acagAATTACCAGTTCGagaaaaaatatttcttttgcTAGATGCTACCCAAACATCCCTTGGTGGAGCTAAAGCAAGATTCCCTCAGTACTATGATGCATACTATGAGCTGGTG TCTGCAGGTGTGCAATTTTCAAATCGTCCAAATGTTGTTGTCACACGAGCAGAAGTGCCAGTCCCGGAAACGAGAACATTACCAAATAAGGAAACTCTATCGACCCGATTGAATGAAGCTCAGCAGGAAGTGCATGCTCAACCTGCTCCTGATACAAG TATAGTCCGGAAAGCCTCTAGTGTGATGGAACTTTTAAGGGATGTGCTAAATTCTATGGATCCTAGACACCCTGAG GGCGCAACTGATGAATTTGTGTTGGATCTTGTTGAGCAATGTACATTTCAGAAGCAAAGAATAATGCACCTTGTTATGACGTCAAG GGACGAAGCAGTGGTATCACAAGCTATAGAGCTAAATGAAGAGCTACATAAGGTCCTTGTGCGGCACGATGCATTGCTTTCAGTTCAGCCGACTACAACAGTAGCTTCTAATCTGGaggttgaggaggaggaagatgccGAAAGTCTCTATCGGAG ACTGAGGAAGGGGAAAGCTCTATCTCAAGATTACACAGATGATTCCGTGCCGTCATTCCGATCCATGCCAGATGACAAGATGCGGCGCCCGCTGACCATCCAGCCGCCTCACCCCGACA AGCGGAGACCCGAGCTCGCTCCACTGATCCCGCCGCCCCCCGCGAAGCATGCCGAGAGGGAGCGTTTCTTCCGGGAGAAGAGCTTAGACAGCTTGGCTAGCCTGCCGGGCCACCTGAGGGGCACGTCGCAGCACTGCCGGGATGGCAGCAGCTCGTGTAGCGGCAGCACCGATTATGGCGACTGA
- the LOC120711141 gene encoding phosphatidylinositol-3-phosphatase SAC1-like: MASAAEADDPSLVATLEKFCLYETRARFYVIGSSREKRWFRVLKIDRSEPSELNVSEDPVWYSLQEVKSLLQRIDEGNRSTGGLTFVTKAYGIAGCIKFLESYYLILVTKRHQIGCICGHAIYCIDESQMITIPHSSMQTDVATSKNELRYKKLLASVDLTKDFFYSYTYPIMQSLQQNDTYAGIKEMPYENLFVWNTFLAEPIRSRCRNTLWTVALVHGHFKQVRLSIFGREVNVVLISRRSRHFAGTRYLKRGVNDHGKVANDVETEQIVFEEEAGSLKGRMSAVVQMRGSIPLFWSQEASRLSPKPDIFVQRYDPTYEATKLHFDDLAQRYGHPIIILNLIKTVEKRPREMMLRREYFNAVGYLNQNVPEEKKLRFIHWDFHKFAKSKSANVLGVLGKVAGEALDLTGFYYSGKPKVQKKRSTQLSRTSTARDGSLDIRVGSGDLSRLSSNADALSSTGFQDMRKEANKQEPLGDAPCYQTGVLRTNCIDCLDRTNVAQYAYGLAALGRQLHAMGLSHVPKIHPDSSIASALMEMYQSMGDALAHQYGGSAAHNMVFTERQGKWKATTQSREFLKSIKRYYSNAYTDGEKQDAINLFLGYFQPQEGKPALWELDTDYYLHVTTAGDDLMSNSYPSSSAPGNNAFMGSGAALNLGTTLRPVPACKEDYSRMKLTSFDKLMGMTCSSIKDVRLHCDADLKLNGGVGTSGMAPDAAEIQLKSPNWLFGQRKHTETITSKRVAPVENVNEGNKDEANASLCGELNWLSSSSESCEEDIFRRYLAFTTADVENGWYGGTLIYDQDENSGAYKHYSELCQGAVMDPFEHDLENERHYAEALSVDLDISNDARVEAEMQAALDDYQIIGSDLSIIPSCRALAEDPSHRTRWIIGDEKLRVGTAQ; this comes from the exons ATGGCGTCGGCAGCGGAGGCGGACGACCCGTCGTTGGTGGCGACCCTGGAGAAGTTCTGCCTCTACGAGACGCGCGCC AGGTTCTACGTGATCGGGAGCTCGCGGGAGAAGCGCTGGTTCCGGGTGCTCAAGATCGACCGCTCCGAGCCCTCCGAGCTCAACGTCAGCGAGGACCCCGTCTGGTACTCGCTGCAGGAGGTCAAGAGCCTCCTCCAGCGCATCGACGAGGGCAACCGCTCCACCGGGGGGCTCACCTTCGTCACCAAGGCCTACGGAATCGCAG GTTGCATCAAGTTTCTGGAGTCGTATTACCTGATTCTAGTCACCAAGCGCCACCAAATCGGTTGCATTTGCGGACATGCTATATACTGTATAGATGAGAGTCAGATGATCACCATCCCACACTCGTCCATGCAGACGGATGTCGCGACATCTAAGAATGAGCTTAG GTACAAGAAGCTTTTGGCTAGTGTCGATCTCACCAAGGATTTCTTCTATAGCTACACATATCCCATTATGCAGAGCCTGCAGCAAAATGACACTTATGCTGGGATTAAGGAAATGCCCTATGAAAATTTGTTTGTCTGGAACACTTTCCTGGCAGAGCCAATACGTTCAAGGTGCCGCAATACTCTCTGGACAGTAGCTCTTGTCCATGGGCACTTCAAGCAG GTGAGGCTGTCAATTTTTGGCCGGGAGGTAAATGTTGTCCTCATCTCTAGAAGATCCCGACACTTCGCCGGGACACG GTATTTGAAAAGAGGTGTGAATGACCATGGAAAAGTTGCTAATGATGTTGAAACAGAACAGATAGTATTTGAAGAAGAAGCTGGTTCGTTGAAAGGAAGAATGAGTGCAGTTGTACAGATGCGGGGATCAATCCCTCTCTTTTGGTCACAAGAGGCTTCACGACTCAGTCCTAAGCCTGACATTTTTG TGCAGAGATATGATCCCACATATGAAGCAACCAAATTACATTTTGATGATCTCGCCCAGCGATATGGACATCCTATCATAATACTCAATTTGATAAAG ACTGTTGAAAAAAGGCCACGTGAAATGATGCTCAGGCGTGAATATTTTAACGCGGTTGGATATCTTAATCAAAATGTCCCAGAAGAGAAGAAGTTGAGATTCATCCACTGGGATTTTCATAAATTTGCTAAAAG CAAATCTGCAAATGTACTGGGTGTTTTAGGAAAAGTTGCAGGTGAAGCACTGGACCTTACTGGATTTTACTACAGCGGAAAGCCAAAAGTCCAGAAGAAAAGGTCAACTCAGCTTAGTCGAACTAGCACTGCAAG GGACGGTTCCCTTGATATAAGGGTTGGTTCTGGAGATCTTTCCAGGCTCTCGAGTAATGCTGATGCACTTAGCTCTACAGGCTTTCAGGATATGAGAAAAGAGGCTAACAAACAAGAGCCTCTTGGTGATGCTCCTTGTTACCAAACTGGAGTTCTTCGTACAAATTGCATAGATTGCCTGGATCGCACAAATGTTGCACAGTATGCTTATGGCCTTGCTGCTTTGGGGAGGCAACTTCATGCAATGGGACTGTCACATGTTCCAAAAATCCACCCTGATAGCAGCATTGCTTCAGCTTTGATGGAAATGTACCAGAGCATGGGTGATGCGCTTGCTCATCAATATGGAGGATCTGCAGCACATAACATG GTTTTCACTGAGAGGCAAGGGAAGTGGAAGGCTACTACTCAGTCTCGGGAGTTCCTGAAATCAATTAAACGGTATTATAGTAATGCCTACACTGATGGTGAGAAACAAGATGCTATAAATCT ATTTCTGGGATATTTTCAACCACAAGAAGGAAAACCAGCTCTTTGGGAGCTGGATACTGATTACTATCTTCATGTAACAACAGCTGGGGATGACCTTATGTCCAATAGCTACCCCTCGAG TTCTGCACCTGGTAATAATGCGTTCATGGGATCTGGAGCTGCATTGAACCTTGGAACCACATTGAGACCTGTTCCAGCATGTAAAGAGGATTACTCAAGAATGAAACTTACATCATTTGACAAACTTATGGGAATGACATGTAGTTCGATAAAGGATGTAAGGCTTCATTGTGATGCTGATCTAAAGCTAAATGGAGGTGTTGGAACTTCTGGAATGGCGCCGGATGCAGC TGAGATACAACTTAAAAGCCCAAACTGGTTGTTTGGTCAAAGAAAGCATACTGAGACAATTACATCAAAAAGAGTTGCCCCGGTTGAAAATGTGAACGAGGGAAACAAAGATGAGGCGAACGCCTCTCTTTGCGGTGAACTAAATTGGCTATCCTCCTCATCTGAATCATGCGAGGAGGACATTTTCAGAAG GTATCTTGCATTCACAACAGCGGATGTAGAGAATGGTTGGTATGGCGGAACACTGATCTATGACCaagatgaaaacagcggggcttacAAACATTACTCTGAACTCTGCCAG GGAGCTGTCATGGATCCTTTTGAGCATGACCTCGAGAATGAACGGCACTACGCGGAGGCCCTTAGTGTGGATCTTGACATTTCAAATGATGCTCGGGTAGAGGCAGAAATGCAAGCCGCACTGGATGACTATCAGATTATAGGCTCGGACCTCAGCATCATCCCTTCATGCCGCGCACTAGCTGAGGATCCAAGCCATCGGACGAGGTGGATCATTGGAGACGAGAAGCTGCGCGTTGGCACTGCACAGTAG
- the LOC120711142 gene encoding alcohol dehydrogenase-like isoform X2: MAMSASSSSRALLRRIGGALLRRSFSASASAGSDSAAAAAGYHVAGGPSYMRGAVFWEPGRPLTLEEFQMPRPKAGELLIKTKACGVCHSDLHVMKGEIPFSSPCVVGHEITGEVVDHGTHTPIEIVNRFPIGSHVVGAFIMPCGNCFYCVKGQEDLCESFFAYNRAKGTLYDGETRLFLRSNGKPVYMYSMGGLAEYCVVPANALAVLPHSLPYTESAILGCAVFTAYGALRHAAEMRAGDSVAVIGVGGVGSSCLQIAKAFGASEVIAVDVLDEKLQNARTLGATHTVNAAKEDAVERIKEITGGRGVDVAVEALGKALTFAQCTKSVRDGGKAVMIGLAATNVVGEVDITRLVRRQVKIIGSYGARARQDLPQIVKLAESGAFNLQNTISRKCKFEEANDAYEDLNQGKIVGRAVVEIME, translated from the exons ATGGCCATgtccgcttcctcctcctcccgcgccctcctccgccggatcggcggcgcgctcctccgccgctccttCTCCGCCTCGGCATCGGCGGGGtccgactccgccgccgccgccgcggggtacCACGTGGCGGGCGGGCCCAGCTACATGCGCGGCGCCGTCTTCTGGGAGCCCGGCCGCCCACTCACGCTCGAGGAGTTTCAGATGCCGCGGCCCAAGGCTGGCGAGCTCCTCATCAAAACCAAAG CTTGCGGTGTCTGCCATTCCGATCTCCATGTCATGAAAGGAGAAATCCCTTTCTCCAGCCCTTGTGTTGTGGGCCATGAGATCACCGGGGAGGTTGTCGACCATGGCACGCACACTCCTATTGAAATCGTCAATAG GTTCCCAATTGGAAGCCATGTTGTTGGTGCGTTCATAATGCCCTGTGGCAACTGCTTTTACTGTGTTAAG GGCCAAGAAGATCTGTGTGAGTCTTTCTTTGCTTATAACCGTGCTAAAGGAACTCTATATGATGGCGAAACACGTCTGTTTCTACGCAGCAATG GGAAACCAGTGTACATGTACAGCATGGGCGGGCTTGCAGAGTACTGTGTCGTGCCAGCCAATGCTCTAGCAGTTCTCCCTCATTCGTTGCCATACACAGAATCAGCAATCTTGGGATGTGCAGTGTTTACCGCGTATGGTGCCCTGAGGCATGCTGCTGAAATGCGTGCGGGTGATTCAGTAGCTGTGATTGGAGTCGGAGGGGTCGGATCAAG CTGTTTACAGATAGCAAAAGCCTTTGGAGCTTCTGAAGTCATCGCAGTGGATGTTCTTGATGAGAAGCTCCAGAATGCTAGAACACTTGGAGCAACCCACACTGTAAACGCAGCAAAAGAGGATGCTGTTGAAAGGATAAAG GAAATTACTGGTGGAAGGGGTGTGGATGTGGCTGTAGAGGCACTTGGTAAGGCATTGACATTTGCCCAGTGTACAAAGAGCGTACGAGATGGAGGCAAAGCTGTTATGATTGGGCTGGCTGCAACAAACGTAGTTGGGGAGGTTGATATAACCCGTCTCGTTCGACGACAG GTGAAAATCATTGGATCATATGGTGCGAGGGCCAGGCAAGATCTTCCTCAGATCGTGAAGCTCGCGGAAAGCGGCGCCTTCAACCTCCAGAACACCATATCGAGGAAATGCAAGTTCGAGGAGGCAAATGACGCCTATGAGGATCTCAATCAAGGCAAGATCGTCGGTCGAGCTGTGGTTGAGATCATGGAGTGA
- the LOC120711142 gene encoding alcohol dehydrogenase-like isoform X1, giving the protein MAMSASSSSRALLRRIGGALLRRSFSASASAGSDSAAAAAGYHVAGGPSYMRGAVFWEPGRPLTLEEFQMPRPKAGELLIKTKACGVCHSDLHVMKGEIPFSSPCVVGHEITGEVVDHGTHTPIEIVNRFPIGSHVVGAFIMPCGNCFYCVKIQGQEDLCESFFAYNRAKGTLYDGETRLFLRSNGKPVYMYSMGGLAEYCVVPANALAVLPHSLPYTESAILGCAVFTAYGALRHAAEMRAGDSVAVIGVGGVGSSCLQIAKAFGASEVIAVDVLDEKLQNARTLGATHTVNAAKEDAVERIKEITGGRGVDVAVEALGKALTFAQCTKSVRDGGKAVMIGLAATNVVGEVDITRLVRRQVKIIGSYGARARQDLPQIVKLAESGAFNLQNTISRKCKFEEANDAYEDLNQGKIVGRAVVEIME; this is encoded by the exons ATGGCCATgtccgcttcctcctcctcccgcgccctcctccgccggatcggcggcgcgctcctccgccgctccttCTCCGCCTCGGCATCGGCGGGGtccgactccgccgccgccgccgcggggtacCACGTGGCGGGCGGGCCCAGCTACATGCGCGGCGCCGTCTTCTGGGAGCCCGGCCGCCCACTCACGCTCGAGGAGTTTCAGATGCCGCGGCCCAAGGCTGGCGAGCTCCTCATCAAAACCAAAG CTTGCGGTGTCTGCCATTCCGATCTCCATGTCATGAAAGGAGAAATCCCTTTCTCCAGCCCTTGTGTTGTGGGCCATGAGATCACCGGGGAGGTTGTCGACCATGGCACGCACACTCCTATTGAAATCGTCAATAG GTTCCCAATTGGAAGCCATGTTGTTGGTGCGTTCATAATGCCCTGTGGCAACTGCTTTTACTGTGTTAAG ATACAGGGCCAAGAAGATCTGTGTGAGTCTTTCTTTGCTTATAACCGTGCTAAAGGAACTCTATATGATGGCGAAACACGTCTGTTTCTACGCAGCAATG GGAAACCAGTGTACATGTACAGCATGGGCGGGCTTGCAGAGTACTGTGTCGTGCCAGCCAATGCTCTAGCAGTTCTCCCTCATTCGTTGCCATACACAGAATCAGCAATCTTGGGATGTGCAGTGTTTACCGCGTATGGTGCCCTGAGGCATGCTGCTGAAATGCGTGCGGGTGATTCAGTAGCTGTGATTGGAGTCGGAGGGGTCGGATCAAG CTGTTTACAGATAGCAAAAGCCTTTGGAGCTTCTGAAGTCATCGCAGTGGATGTTCTTGATGAGAAGCTCCAGAATGCTAGAACACTTGGAGCAACCCACACTGTAAACGCAGCAAAAGAGGATGCTGTTGAAAGGATAAAG GAAATTACTGGTGGAAGGGGTGTGGATGTGGCTGTAGAGGCACTTGGTAAGGCATTGACATTTGCCCAGTGTACAAAGAGCGTACGAGATGGAGGCAAAGCTGTTATGATTGGGCTGGCTGCAACAAACGTAGTTGGGGAGGTTGATATAACCCGTCTCGTTCGACGACAG GTGAAAATCATTGGATCATATGGTGCGAGGGCCAGGCAAGATCTTCCTCAGATCGTGAAGCTCGCGGAAAGCGGCGCCTTCAACCTCCAGAACACCATATCGAGGAAATGCAAGTTCGAGGAGGCAAATGACGCCTATGAGGATCTCAATCAAGGCAAGATCGTCGGTCGAGCTGTGGTTGAGATCATGGAGTGA
- the LOC120711143 gene encoding adenylate kinase, chloroplastic, with translation MASSMAAACTAAAASLSPAQSTNQRTPAKGRLLFPGAPPSSRSLRLHPAGRRSPATRSSRRAAKAVVAALADPLKVMIAGAPASGKGTQCELIKAKFGLVHISAGDLLRAEIAAGSENGKQAKEFMEKGQLVPDEIVVNMVKERLLQPDAQENGWLLDGYPRSYSQAMALETLGIRPDIFVLLDVPEELLVERVVGRRSDPVTGKIYHLKYSPPENEEIASRLTQRFDDTEEKVKLRLQTYYQNIDSLLSTYEDVIVKVKGDATKEDVFSEIDKLLSSSLDKKTEIVANA, from the exons atggcttcctccatggccgccgcctgcaccgccgccgcggcctctctCTCACCGGCGCAGTCGACGAACCAGAGGACGCCTGCCAAGGGTCGCCTCCTCTTCCCCGGCGCGCCCCCCAGTTCCCGCTCCCTCCGGCTccaccccgccggccgccgctcgccggcgacccgcTCCTCGCGTCGGGCGGCCAAG GCTGTGGTGGCAGCGTTGGCTGACCCTCTCAAGGTCATGATAGCAGGAGCTCCCGCGTCAGGCAAGGGCACGCAATGTGAGCTCATCAAGGCCAAA TTTGGTCTGGTGCACATCTCTGCTGGAGATTTGCTACGGGCGGAGATCGCTGCTGGGTCCGAGAATGGGAAGCAGGCCAAGGAATTCATGGAGAAGGGCCAGCTGGTGCCTGATGAGATTGTAGTCAAT ATGGTTAAGGAACGCCTTCTGCAACCAGATGCTCAGGAAAACGGTTGGCTATTGGACGGGTACCCAAGAAGCTATTCACAGGCCATGGCGTTGGAAACTCTTGGAATCCGGCCTGATATTTTCGTTTTGTTAGAT GTTCCAGAAGAACTCCTTGTTGAAAGGGTGGTTGGAAGACGTTCTGATCCTGTCACAGGGAAAATATATCATTTGAAGTATTCTCCACCAGAGAATGAAGAAATTGCTTCAAGGCTTACACAAAGATTTGATGACACAGAAGAAAAG GTCAAGTTGAGGCTGCAGACTTATTATCAAAATATCGACTCCTTGCTATCAACATATGAGGATGTTATTGTCAAA GTGAAAGGAGATGCCACCAAGGAAGATGTTTTTTCTGAGATCGACAAGCTGCTGAGCTCTAGCCTGGACAAGAAAACAGAAATTGTGGCCAACGCCTGA